The genome window AACCGCTGGCGGCGCTGGATCAGCAACTGCGGCAGGAGATGCAAGTCGAACTGAAGGCCATCCAGGAGCAGATCGGCGTCACCATGGTCTGCGTCACCCATCATCAGGAAGAGGCGTTGACCATGTCCGATCGGGTGGCGGTGATGGATCGCGGCCGGGTGTTGCAAGTGGGACGTCCCCACGAGATCTATGACACGCCGGCGTCGTTGTTCGTCGCCCGCTTCATCGGGCTGTCGAACGAACTCACGGGATCGGTGGTCAAGTTGGAGAACGGGATGTGCGGCGTGGACCCCTCCGGCCTCGATCCGTCCAGGCCGATCCGGGTTCGCTGCCTGCAGGATCTCGCCGTCGGTGACCGGGTCACCGTGGTGCTGAGACCGGAACGGGTCCGTCTCTCGACTGAAACGTGTCCGTCAAGGGACGGGAACGTGCTCGAAGCGAGAGTCGAGAAGGCCATCTACAGCGGTCATGAACTGCACTACCTCCTGCGGCTCTCGGATCATGTGCTCTGGAAGGCCCGCGTCGCCAACGGCGCCGGTGACCACAAGCGGTTCGCCGCCGGAGAGAGGGTGTTCATCCGCTGGAGCGCCGACGAGGGGGTCGTGTTGAGAGCGTGAACGTGCCCGTTCCATCCGACCCGATCACGACGGGTGTCGAGCCCGGAGAGACTGTGGCCCGATACCCGGGTTGGCTCCTCGCGCCGGGGCTGTGCTGGGCCATTCTCTTTTTCTTCGTTCCCCTCCTGATCGTCTTCGCGGTCAGCTTTGCGGCGCGCGGCACGTACGGCGGCGTGGTCTGGACCTTCAGTCTGACGAATTATGCCGATCTGCTCCATCCGCTTTACTTCCGGATCTTCGCACAATCGGTTCTCTTCGCGGCTGTGACGACGGCGCTCTGCCTCCTCCTCGGCTTTCCCCTGGCCTATTACATCGCACGCCTCCCGCGAGGCCGGCAGGGGATCTGGCTCATGCTGGTCATGATCCCGTTCTGGACGAATTTTCTCGTCAGGACCTATGCCTGGATGTTCATCCTCCGGACCGAAGGGGTGATGAACAGGCTCCTCATCGGAGCCGGGCTGATCGAGACGCCGATCGAGCTGCTCTATTCCGACGGCGCCGTGGTACTCGGGCTGGTCTACAGCTATCTCCCGTTCATGGTGCTCCCGTTGTATGCGGCCGTCGAGCGACTCGACCCGGCGTTGGTGGAAGCGGCCTGGGATCTCTACGCTTCCCGTTGGTCGGTCTTCCGGCGGGTCGTGCTGCCGCTGGCGAAACCGGGCGTGATCGCGGGTTGCCTCCTGGTATTTATTCCGTCTCTGGGGGCGTTCATCACCCCCGATTTGCTGGGTGGCGCCAGGAGCATGATGGTGGGGAACCTGATCCAGCACGAGTATTTGGTTGTGCGCGACTGGCCGCTGGGATCGGCCCTCTCCTTCGTGCTGATGGGGTTCTTGATCGTCGCGATGGCCGTCTATTATCGGGTCGATGCGGGCATGAACCGAGAGGGGAGCCAACCGTGATTCGGCGGCGCGTCTGGCTTCAGGGGATGAGTCTCGGCAACTTGCTTTTTCTGTATCTTCCGATCGCCGTCTTGGTCCTGTTCTCGTTCAATGCCTCCCGTCTCTCGGCGACCTGGCAGGGATTCACGCTGAAATGGTATGCCGCGCTCGCCGAGGACCGGGCCCTGCTCGCGGCGACATGGAACAGTCTGCTGGTCGCGGTCGTTTCCACGTTCCTCGCGACCGGGCTCGGGGTGGCCGTCGCCTTAGGCCTGGAACGACTCGGTTCCCGCTCGCGGCGGGTGATCGAGGGCGCCATGCTGCTGCCGCTGGTGGTTCCGGAGATCATGATGGGCGTGGCCTTGATGTTGTTCTTTGTGTTGATCAGGCTGCCGCTCGGCTTGCCGACGGTCATCATCGCCCACACCGCCTTCAATCTGCCCCTGGTCATGGTGATCGTGCGGGCGAGGCTCCAAAAACTGGACCCTCGTCTGGAAGAGGCCGCTTCCGACCTCGGCGCCACGCCCTGGCAGGTGTTTCGCCGCGTGACCTTCCCCTTGCTGCGGC of Nitrospirota bacterium contains these proteins:
- a CDS encoding ABC transporter ATP-binding protein, whose translation is MADCSVETRNLVKRHGSTTAVDHVSLQIKRGEFFSILGPSGAGKTSVLRLLAGFERPDEGEILIEDRPMTVVPPHRRPVNLVFQSYALFPHLTVFQNIAFGLEMRRLPGEEVESRVQAALEMVRLGKQRTRYPSQLSGGEQQRVALARALVNRPAVVLLDEPLAALDQQLRQEMQVELKAIQEQIGVTMVCVTHHQEEALTMSDRVAVMDRGRVLQVGRPHEIYDTPASLFVARFIGLSNELTGSVVKLENGMCGVDPSGLDPSRPIRVRCLQDLAVGDRVTVVLRPERVRLSTETCPSRDGNVLEARVEKAIYSGHELHYLLRLSDHVLWKARVANGAGDHKRFAAGERVFIRWSADEGVVLRA
- a CDS encoding ABC transporter permease, with protein sequence MPVPSDPITTGVEPGETVARYPGWLLAPGLCWAILFFFVPLLIVFAVSFAARGTYGGVVWTFSLTNYADLLHPLYFRIFAQSVLFAAVTTALCLLLGFPLAYYIARLPRGRQGIWLMLVMIPFWTNFLVRTYAWMFILRTEGVMNRLLIGAGLIETPIELLYSDGAVVLGLVYSYLPFMVLPLYAAVERLDPALVEAAWDLYASRWSVFRRVVLPLAKPGVIAGCLLVFIPSLGAFITPDLLGGARSMMVGNLIQHEYLVVRDWPLGSALSFVLMGFLIVAMAVYYRVDAGMNREGSQP
- a CDS encoding ABC transporter permease, encoding MIRRRVWLQGMSLGNLLFLYLPIAVLVLFSFNASRLSATWQGFTLKWYAALAEDRALLAATWNSLLVAVVSTFLATGLGVAVALGLERLGSRSRRVIEGAMLLPLVVPEIMMGVALMLFFVLIRLPLGLPTVIIAHTAFNLPLVMVIVRARLQKLDPRLEEAASDLGATPWQVFRRVTFPLLRPAVVGAALMAFTVSLDDFIVTFFTAGPGSTTLPLKVYSMIKSGVSPEINALSAILVLVSMGLVGLSLAIQRRGTFIR